TAACGATATGCGATGGTGTACTGGACGTTTTTTCCATCAGTGTCACAAATTCCTGCTCTGATTGTACAGTGTATGAATGAGCTACATCGTCATTCTCGTTGTTCTGGCATCTGTTCCTCGTGCGTGGTGTCAGCTTCAGGTGCCTCCGATACTGCAGCCTGCGGGTGGCCGTGCTGCATCGGGGTCAGTGTCGGCTGTTATCGGTATGCCAAAGCCCCCTGCCAGATTCACAATGCATCCGGTTGCCGGATACCCGGGGCCTGCCGTCAGTTGTGGCGATAACATCCGTCTGCACGTACGTAGAGGTGCGGTATCGGAGGTACGCTGTTCATCCGTGGATGGTCGCGTTGCAGATGAATTCCAAGCCACCCTGGTCGTAAAGGATACATCAGCCGTGTTTTGCAGACTTGACCGGTGCGGAAGCAGCGGACTCTACCTGCTGGAGGTGCTTGTTGACGGTGTGATTGCAGAACGGGTTACGTTTCTTCTGACCAGGTAGGGCGGATGGCAATCTGTCCGGTCTGGTACCGCGAATTCCGCTATTTTGCAGGATGACACGAAGCATGCTTGTCCTTTCCGGACTCTTTGCGGTAATCAGCATATCATTTGCACAGCCATCCGGCCTGCGTCAGGCGCGACCGGTGCATCCTGATGGAATGCGTCCCATCAGGGTCCCGGGAATGCCGGTTCGTACTGTTGACGAAGCCGTCAAAAACCCCGAAGCAGTAGTTCGGCTTGACTTATCAGGACAGACAGGTTTTACGGACTTGTCGTTTCTGGGTCAACTGGTAAATCTGCAGCATCTGCGTTTAGTGGGGTGTGGGCTTACCGAAATACCCGCATCACTTGAACGGTGCGTGGCTTTGGAAATTCTGGATCTTCGAAATAACCGAATTACAAAAGTTCCTGCCATATTATCAAAACTGCCGAAGCTAAAGGTGATCATACTCTCCGACAACGACGGTGGATTTGCAAGCATACCGGAACTTGCAGCTTTAGAGAGGCTGACGCTTGATCGGTGTCGGCTTGAACGAATACCATCCGGAATCGGAGCCTGCAGACAGCTTAAGGAAATCACCCTTGACGACAATTCGCTTGGTCGGATTGATCCTGATATTGCGCAGTTGGACAAGCTGGAAAGTATTTCGGTTGCTCACAACCGGCTAACGGAGTATCCATCGATCCTAACGGGAATTGAATCGCTAAAAAACATTAATGTCAGTTTTAATCACATTGACAGTTTACGTGCCACTGATTTTAACAAGCCCGGTTTGCAGGAACTGGTGATTGCCGGGAACGGGTTAACCGCACTGCCTGCCAGGATGGACAATCCGGATTTGCTGAGTCTGAATGCCGACACGAATCAGATTACGGCTATCCCTGCGTCAATCGCAGCGTGCAGTAAACTCGTCCGGCTGAGTATGGCTCATAACCGAATCCGGAGTCTGCCCCGCGAGATCGGGCAATGCAAACAGCTACAGTTGATCGACGTTTCGGGTAATGACCTCCTGGATTTACCGGTTTCTGAGCTTGTGGACCTGCCGGTACTTCAGACGCTTAAAATAGCCCGAAATCCGCAGGCTCCTGACTCTCCGGATGTGGTGCCAAACATTCGCAGATAAATAATTCGGTAAAAAGCGGTAAACTTGTAATTCCAACGGCGGGTGTAGCTCAGTAGGTAGAGCCCCAGATTGTGGCTCTGGTTGTCGCGGGTTCGAGCCCCGTCACTCGCCCGGTAAATGAACGCCATGGTGTATAGCCATGGCGTTTTTGTTTGTAGGTGGCACTGGTCGTGTTTGGTGGTGAGGTGGTTGGGTAAGTTCCGGATATCGTAGCTTTGGCAAACTTTTGCAGTTGGATCACCAGTGATTTGCATTGTACTCCATACACATTTGCCATACGTGCTGCACCACGGTAACTGGCCCCACGGCAGTGACTGGCTCTGTGAAGCAGTAGCCGAGTGCTACCTGCCGCTGCTGATGATGTGTAATACACTGTCGGCCGAAGGGATTATTCCCGGACTTACATTCGACATTTCACCGGTACTCTGCGAACAGCTGGCACACCCCGATTTCCCGAAGGTGTTTCATACGTACTGTACTGAACACGCCAAACTAGCCGAGGGCGATCGAAAGAAATTTACTGATGAAGGGGCTCAGGATTTTGCTGAGCTTGCAGGCGTTTGGTCAGAATGGTACGTAACCAAATGGGAGCAGTTCCAATCAACATTTAATTCGGATATCATCGGTGCATTCCGGAGTTTGCAGGACCGTGGTCTGGTTGAAATTATTACCTGCGGTGCTACTCATGGTTATCTTCCACTGCTGGCCGAAGACAGTAGTGTAGAACAACAGATTGGAATGGCCGTCGAAAATTATCAGCGTCATTTTCAGCGTGCACCACGCGGGATTTGGCTTCCGGAGTGTGCCTACCGGCCGGCATATTCATGGCGTACCTATCTGCCGGTAGCCCCGTACAGCATTGCACGCCCGCGTAAAGGTGTAGAGCAGTTCCTGCAACAGTACCATCTACGGTATTTTGTTACGGACGAAGGGGCTCTTACCTCGGCAATTCCGCTGGGTGTCCGTGATTCCAATAACCTTCGGGTTGCTTATCATGATACCTATGGACGTATCAGACAGCAGCTGGACGAGCGTTCAGTGATGGACGTGTTCCTGGTGAGTGGTGAGAACCACAGGGAATCGGCTGCTGTTTTTACCAGGCACCGCCGTATTGCCCTGCAGGTGTGGAGTGGCGAATCAGGCTATCCGGGTGATCCGGATTATCTTGATTTTCATAAAAAGTATTATCGATCAGCACTGAGGTATTGGCGTGTTACCGATAACAAGGCCGATATGCAGTGGAAACAACCGTACGTTCCCGAGTGGGCCGAAAACAAGGCAAGGCAGCACGCTGCACACTTTTGTGAGATTCTGGAAGTAACGCTCCGACATCGGATGATGGACACAGGAGAGACCGGGCCGCCACCAACAATATGTCTGCCATTCGATACGGAACTGTTCGGACACTGGTGGTTCGAGGGACCATTGTTCCTGGAACATCTGCTCCGTGAAATCCATACGTCGCCGATACTCCGCACAACCACCCTGGGCATGCAGTATGATGCGCTGCAGCCTCGGTGTGAGATAGCCCTGCCCGAAAGTTCATGGGGTCGAAACGGAAACCACGAGGTATGGATGAACCCGGATGTTCAGTGGACGTGGGAACGTGAGTATCTGTTGGAGCACCGAATGCAAATGCTGCTCACCAAGCACAGTGCTCCCGGCTGGGATTCAACCATGCTGAGGTTTGTACGTAACGCATTTCGGCAAATGCTTCTGGCTCAGGCCTCAGACTGGCAGTTTCTGATAAGCACCTTTGCGTCGAGGGAATACGCTGAAGCACGTTTCCACAGTCATGCGTCGGACGCACTAAAGCTGTGTGATGCGGCAGAGCGCTATGCAACCAATGGCTCGGTTACCGTACACGATGAGCAACTCTGTTCGGCATGTGAAGAGCGTGACGGGATCTTTATTCACGAATTAGAGCAGTTCTTTACACGACAGGGCGTTACTGTACAATGACAACGCTGTTACGCCAGCTTCGGATTCACCAGTGGGTAAAGAATTTGCTTCTTGCCGTGCCATTGCTTTTATCACATGACCTGCAGGATTCCACCGCATGGATCAGGCTGTTTTTGGCTATTTCCAGCTTTTCGCTTCTTGCCAGTGCGGTGTACACTGTGAATGACTTGGCTGACAGGAAGAACGATCAGCAGCACCCATATAAAAAGAACAGGCCGATCGCTTCGGGTCTGTTATCCGTTCCGTCAGCTTTCCGACTTGTGATGGTGCTCGTGCTTCTTTCGTTACTCCTGGCATGGTTTGTTGGCTCTGTACAGTTCGTTAATTACCTGGCCCTCTATGCCGCAGTAACAACGTTGTACAGTGTATGGGCACGCAGTATTGTCATGCTTGATGTGGTTGTGCTAAGCATGCTGTATTCATTACGTCTGCTTGCCGGTGGTGCCGTGGTCGCGGTTGTTCTGTCGCCCTGGCTGCTTGCATTTTCGTTGTTTCTGTTTCTGAGCCTGGCGCTCCTGAAGCGGTACACTGAATTACGCGACGTTACTGAAACAACAACCGAGGCTGCATCCAGCGGACGTGGCTATCAGGCGTCCGACGCATCACTTGTCCTTGTTCTCGGCCCCAGCATTGGCTTTATGGCGGTACTTGTTTTTGTATTGTACGTGCACAGTCCGAACGTTGCGTCGCTCTACAACCATCCCGACAGGCTTTGGGCACTTGCACCGGTTTTGCTGTATTGGATAGGTCACGTGTGGATGTCGGCTCATCGCGGTCTTGTTCACGAAGATCCGGTAATCTATGCGCTAAAAGATAAAAATAGTTATATCGTGCTTGCTGTGGCCGTCATGATCCTGGTGGTTGCTTCACTATGAGCAGGGTTGCGTCATGGGGACATTTCCCTGAGCCCCATCCGGCATCGTACGTAACTCTGAAGAACGATACGGAGGCCTGTGAGCAGTTGGAACAGGCAACGGCACCGGTGATGATTCGCGGGCTTGGACGCTCGTACGGCGATGTTTGTTTGAATTCCGGCGGTACCGTTGCCTGGAATAGACAATTAAACGTTATCGAGCATTTCGATGCAGACCGTGGGGTCGTAACGGTGCAGGCAGGTGTTTCACTTGATGAAATTCTGACCCGCGTTTTGCCGCATGGATGGTGCGTTCCGGTACTTCCTGGTACAAGGCATGTAACTGTAGGTGGTGCTATTGCAAACGATGTGCACGGCAAGAACCATTGGCACCGGGGGTCATTCTGCTGTTTTGTGGACGAGATCATCATTATTCATAACGGTAGAGTTCAAACCTGCAGCCGGTCCGAAAACCCCGGACTGTTCTATGCAACTATCGGTGGTATCGGGCTTACGGGCTGTATCCTTCGTGCCACGCTCCGGTTGCTTCGGGTGGGCTCGGCATATCTGAATACCCGCACCGTACCTTGCCGTAGCACCGCCGATGCTGTAGATATGCTGGCTGAGGCAGACGCTATCCATGAGTATTCGGTTGCATGGATTGACAGCTTTTCCGGACGTGGACTGTGCAGCGTGGGCGATCATTGTGCCGACGGAGAGTATGAGCGACGGAGACAGCGTACGCTGACTATGCCACGGATTGCGCGCATTGGTAATTCACCGTTAAATGTACGATTGTTTAACAGGGCGTATTATGCTATGATGGCTGCCCCAAAACAACATCGGTTGGCGATGAATTCGTTTTTCTTCCCGCTAGATGTTGTACGAAAATGGTACCGGTTTTACGGCAAACAGGGGTTGATTCAGTATCAGTTTGTGGTGCCTCATAACGCCGGAGTTGCGATAACCACGCAGGTTAGCGAGTTGCTCGGCAGGGCAGGGCACACCTCGTATCTTACGGTACTGAAACGGTTTGGGTCGGTGGCATCAGGTGGCCTGCTATCGTTCCCAATGGGCGGGCTCACCGTTGCGATGGATTTACCTGTCCGCAGCGCATCATTGTTTGAAGTGCTTGACCTTTGTGATACCATTGTAGCTGATGCAGGTGGCAGGGTATATATTGCCAAGGATGCCCGAATGAGCTCATCTGCCTTCTACCGAATGTATGGTAGTAAATTACATGAATTACTGACATATCGCGATAAGCGGTATTCAAACTCATTCTGGCGTCGAGTATGGAGGGAAGCTTAATATGATGCAAAAGGCGCGTAATATTGTCATCATCGGCGCAACAAGTGCTATTGCCGGCGAGGTTGCCCTCCACTATGCATCGTCAGGATCACGGTTTTTTCTTGCTGGCCGGAACGAGGAGGGGCTGGCGGGGCTTAGCACACGGTTGCGGACCCGTGGTGCACAGGATATTGCCGTGTTTGTTGCCGATCTCAGACAAAGGGATTTGCACCAGGAAATAGTAATCAAAGCAACGGAATATCTGTCGTCAATTGATATTGTGCTTATTGCGCATGGCGTTTATCCGGAGCAGGAAACTGCTTCGGCCGACGTAAATCTGACTCTTGACAGTCTTATTACAAATGCGGTGAGTCCGATTTCGTTTATGCACCGGTTTGCACTGGTACTGCAGCAACAGCGCGCCCGGAACACCACATCGGGTTTTGTACCACGCCTGGTTGTGATATCATCGGTAGCGGGGGATCGGGGGCGGAAAACGAATTACGCTTATGGAAGTGCTAAAAGTGCAGTAACAGCCTTTGCATCGGGTTTGGGTGCCGCACTGGTTCGTAACGGTATCCGTGTAATCACAGTGAAGCCC
This is a stretch of genomic DNA from Ignavibacteria bacterium. It encodes these proteins:
- a CDS encoding DUF1957 domain-containing protein; protein product: MICIVLHTHLPYVLHHGNWPHGSDWLCEAVAECYLPLLMMCNTLSAEGIIPGLTFDISPVLCEQLAHPDFPKVFHTYCTEHAKLAEGDRKKFTDEGAQDFAELAGVWSEWYVTKWEQFQSTFNSDIIGAFRSLQDRGLVEIITCGATHGYLPLLAEDSSVEQQIGMAVENYQRHFQRAPRGIWLPECAYRPAYSWRTYLPVAPYSIARPRKGVEQFLQQYHLRYFVTDEGALTSAIPLGVRDSNNLRVAYHDTYGRIRQQLDERSVMDVFLVSGENHRESAAVFTRHRRIALQVWSGESGYPGDPDYLDFHKKYYRSALRYWRVTDNKADMQWKQPYVPEWAENKARQHAAHFCEILEVTLRHRMMDTGETGPPPTICLPFDTELFGHWWFEGPLFLEHLLREIHTSPILRTTTLGMQYDALQPRCEIALPESSWGRNGNHEVWMNPDVQWTWEREYLLEHRMQMLLTKHSAPGWDSTMLRFVRNAFRQMLLAQASDWQFLISTFASREYAEARFHSHASDALKLCDAAERYATNGSVTVHDEQLCSACEERDGIFIHELEQFFTRQGVTVQ
- a CDS encoding leucine-rich repeat domain-containing protein; the protein is MTRSMLVLSGLFAVISISFAQPSGLRQARPVHPDGMRPIRVPGMPVRTVDEAVKNPEAVVRLDLSGQTGFTDLSFLGQLVNLQHLRLVGCGLTEIPASLERCVALEILDLRNNRITKVPAILSKLPKLKVIILSDNDGGFASIPELAALERLTLDRCRLERIPSGIGACRQLKEITLDDNSLGRIDPDIAQLDKLESISVAHNRLTEYPSILTGIESLKNINVSFNHIDSLRATDFNKPGLQELVIAGNGLTALPARMDNPDLLSLNADTNQITAIPASIAACSKLVRLSMAHNRIRSLPREIGQCKQLQLIDVSGNDLLDLPVSELVDLPVLQTLKIARNPQAPDSPDVVPNIRR
- a CDS encoding FAD-binding oxidoreductase; this encodes MSRVASWGHFPEPHPASYVTLKNDTEACEQLEQATAPVMIRGLGRSYGDVCLNSGGTVAWNRQLNVIEHFDADRGVVTVQAGVSLDEILTRVLPHGWCVPVLPGTRHVTVGGAIANDVHGKNHWHRGSFCCFVDEIIIIHNGRVQTCSRSENPGLFYATIGGIGLTGCILRATLRLLRVGSAYLNTRTVPCRSTADAVDMLAEADAIHEYSVAWIDSFSGRGLCSVGDHCADGEYERRRQRTLTMPRIARIGNSPLNVRLFNRAYYAMMAAPKQHRLAMNSFFFPLDVVRKWYRFYGKQGLIQYQFVVPHNAGVAITTQVSELLGRAGHTSYLTVLKRFGSVASGGLLSFPMGGLTVAMDLPVRSASLFEVLDLCDTIVADAGGRVYIAKDARMSSSAFYRMYGSKLHELLTYRDKRYSNSFWRRVWREA
- a CDS encoding SDR family NAD(P)-dependent oxidoreductase, which gives rise to MMQKARNIVIIGATSAIAGEVALHYASSGSRFFLAGRNEEGLAGLSTRLRTRGAQDIAVFVADLRQRDLHQEIVIKATEYLSSIDIVLIAHGVYPEQETASADVNLTLDSLITNAVSPISFMHRFALVLQQQRARNTTSGFVPRLVVISSVAGDRGRKTNYAYGSAKSAVTAFASGLGAALVRNGIRVITVKPGPVATPFTKHIQMPLLASVRTVADDIVHGIARGKSVIYTPWYWRWIMMVVRSLPQWIFRRIPW
- a CDS encoding UbiA family prenyltransferase; the protein is MTTLLRQLRIHQWVKNLLLAVPLLLSHDLQDSTAWIRLFLAISSFSLLASAVYTVNDLADRKNDQQHPYKKNRPIASGLLSVPSAFRLVMVLVLLSLLLAWFVGSVQFVNYLALYAAVTTLYSVWARSIVMLDVVVLSMLYSLRLLAGGAVVAVVLSPWLLAFSLFLFLSLALLKRYTELRDVTETTTEAASSGRGYQASDASLVLVLGPSIGFMAVLVFVLYVHSPNVASLYNHPDRLWALAPVLLYWIGHVWMSAHRGLVHEDPVIYALKDKNSYIVLAVAVMILVVASL